From one Triticum aestivum cultivar Chinese Spring chromosome 4B, IWGSC CS RefSeq v2.1, whole genome shotgun sequence genomic stretch:
- the LOC123090640 gene encoding subtilisin-like protease, which produces MRHCSDPPSHHLARSQHSMATHRSLLPAPCITALLLAAVISTDASYTVQEDRREAHLEPADEAGHRTYIVLLEPPAGGQHMDADAHRAWHQSFLPSMKTALGKPRLRRSYRTLVHGFSARLTEREVKRVSAKPGVIRAFPNVIRYLETTRTPAFLGLPYQVEESPEDWPGYGGLGMIIGIVDGGIANNHPSMDDAGFEGIEPPQRWRGSCHKDFKCNRKIIGAKNYFNSAPPLDVDSGHGTHVATIAAGNFVAGANVNGLARGNASGIAPQAHVAVYKGCSRTSCPDESVLSAIIAAVDDGVDVISLSVGGISNATYDHDPIAVASFAAMRAGILVVATAGNAGPHPSTVQNDVPWLMTVGAGTVDRLLMARVVIGGVHNPLHIFAGQSLADRQWLTTVRPDVMHDLLYSNDGDRAKCVYPKDEMAVRVSGRVVICDEIEEDEVEEGPVDELLSSNASAIIVVDSKECGYTRNLVDMGDIPILQVPYNDGVSLKDYSSSPHLKAAVDFNRGTVLGTTPAPTVAYFSSRGPSQYFPAILKPDVLAPGVNILGGIPYKPGDGPVYFGFKSGTSMAAPHVSGAAILLKSAHPSWSPAAIKSALMTTADIVDNSGHGIRDEQLDAANAYKMGAGQINVSRAMDPGLVYELKEGQYAAHVCSTLGEAALRAVACNNSWRCSELPTTHPSNLNYPSITVPLQPRGFIVVRTLTNVAPRISEPEIYMAKVVMPSEVRVIIDPSTLMFNYTGQEGSYQISVRSTSNSPVQGAVYHGTVEWSSSEHTVRSPMLAVVDLATSHPSTPWKLH; this is translated from the exons ATGCGCCACTGCTCCGATCCTCCCTCACATCATCTTGCCCGCTCGCAGCATAGCATGGCGACCCACCGCTCCCTCTTGCCCGCACCATGCATCACGGCGCTGCTCCTGGCGGCGGTGATCAGCACCGATGCCTCCTACACCGTACAGGAAGATCGGAGGGAGGCGCATCTCGAGCCGGCTGACGAAGCCGGCCACAGGACGTACATCGTCCTTCTCGAGCCACCGGCAGGAGGCCAACACATGGATGCCGATGCTCACAGAGCATGGCACCAGTCCTTCCTGCCGTCCATGAAGACGGCCCTCGGCAAGCCGCGACTGCGGCGGTCGTACCGGACCCTCGTCCACGGGTTCTCTGCGCGGTTGACGGAGAGGGAGGTGAAGCGGGTCTCCGCCAAGCCGGGAGTCATCCGGGCCTTCCCCAACGTCATCCGGTACCTGGAGACCACGCGGACGCCGGCGTTCCTCGGCCTCCCCTACCAG GTGGAGGAGTCGCCCGAAGACTGGCCTGGCTATGGCGGCCTTGGGATGATAATCGGCATCGTGGATGGCGGCATCGCCAACAATCATCCGTCCATGGACGACGCTGGATTCGAGGGCATCGAGCCGCCGCAACGATGGAGGGGCTCCTGCCACAAGGACTTCAAGTGCAACAGGAAGATCATCGGGGCCAAGAATTACTTCAACTCCGCACCACCTTTGGATGTTGACAGCGGACATGGCACCCACGTGGCGACCATCGCGGCGGGAAACTTCGTCGCAGGCGCCAACGTCAACGGCCTCGCCAGGGGCAACgcgtcaggcatcgctccgcaggCGCACGTCGCCGTCTACAAGGGGTGCAGCCGAACGAGCTGCCCTGACGAATCGGTGCTGTCAGCCATCATtgcggcggtggacgacggggtAGATGTCATCTCGCTGTCTGTCGGAGGAATCTCCAACGCTACGTACGACCATGACCCGATTGCCGTGGCCTCCTTCGCCGCCATGCGGGCCGGCATCCTCGTCGTCGCTACCGCCGGCAATGCGGGCCCACATCCATCGACCGTCCAGAACGATGTACCTTGGCTTATGACCGTGGGAGCCGGCACCGTGGACCGGTTACTTATGGCGAGGGTTGTAATTGGGGGCGTGCATAACCCACTGCATATATTTGCCGGTCAGTCGCTCGCCGATAGGCAGTGGCTGACGACAGTTCGACCAGATGTTATGCACGATCTGCTCTACAGCAACGACGGGGATCGCGCCAAGTGCGTGTACCCGAAAGACGAGATGGCGGTACGTGTTTCAGGCCGGGTCGTCATCTGCGATGAAATAGAAGAGGATGAAGTGGAAGAGGGTCCCGTCGATGAGTTGCTGAGTAGTAACGCGTCTGCGATCATTGTGGTGGACTCAAAGGAGTGCGGATACACCAGAAACTTGGTGGACATGGGCGACATTCCGATTCTTCAGGTGCCCTACAACGATGGCGTGTCTTTGAAGGACTATTCATCTTCGCCGCACCTCAAGGCGGCTGTCGACTTCAACCGCGGCACCGTTCTGGGTACTACTCCAGCTCCCACGGTGGCCTATTTCTCGTCACGTGGCCCGAGCCAATACTTCCCCGCCATCCTGAAGCCCGACGTGCTCGCGCCCGGGGTCAATATCCTAGGAGGGATACCGTACAAGCCCGGCGACGGTCCTGTGTACTTCGGGTTCAAGTCGGGCACCTCCATGGCGGCTCCACATGTAAGCGGCGCAGCCATCTTGTTGAAGAGCGCACATCCAAGTTGGAGTCCAGCCGCAATCAA GTCTGCGCTGATGACAACGGCGGACATAGTCGACAACTCCGGGCATGGAATCCGAGACGAGCAGCTAGACGCTGCCAACGCGTACAAAATGGGAGCTGGGCAAATCAACGTGTCCAGGGCCATGGACCCTGGGCTCGTGTACGAGCTCAAGGAGGGGCAGTACGCTGCCCACGTCTGCTCCACGCTCGGCGAGGCCGCACTGCGCGCTGTTGCATGCAATAACTCGTGGAGATGCTCCGAGCTGCCAACCACGCACCCGTCCAACCTCAACTACCCAAGCATCACGGTCCCGCTGCAACCGAGGGGGTTCATTGTGGTGAGGACGCTGACGAACGTCGCGCctcggatctccgagccggagatatACATGGCCAAGGTGGTCATGCCTTCGGAGGTGCGCGTGATCATCGACCCAAGCACACTCATGTTCAATTATACAGGGCAGGAGGGCTCGTACCAGATCTCCGTGAGGAGCACCAGCAACTCACCGGTCCAAGGAGCTGTGTACCACGGTACCGTCGAATGGTCTTCAAGCGAGCACACGGTCAGAAGCCCCATGCTTGCCGTCGTCGACCTGGCCACCTCTCACCCGTCCACGCCGTGGAAGCTTCACTGA
- the LOC123094237 gene encoding uncharacterized protein gives MSYLWASHRGVDKLLLCFSRLKTPPRSASNPAHLAAALRSASTASLQSRGDMMAAFPLLLLVLVVAAPSPLLRPDADSDNDNGSAASSAPASSHPSSAHSPAPSSALRSAATPSPADKEGDYNKKKKEKAPPAMEVKAGSGSAEEQPQKAADVAKRREEMNGGTKVGMFHFSSSHHYKMLCFAAPGDATPCFSKIKRHASVRVEALLLPVMLQHVYHRLLEFMYCFRFSSFYHYKKQVYRHECCVFLKDGQ, from the exons ATGAGCTATCTATGGGCTTCTCATCGTGGGGTTGACAAGCTTCTCCTCTGCTTCTCTCGGCTGAAAACCCCTCCCAGATCTGCCTCCAACCCAGCCCACCTCGCCGCCGCTCTCAGATCTGCCTCCACCGCCTCCCTTCAGTCCAGGGGAGACATGATGGCGGCCTTCCCGTtgctcctgctcgtcctcgtggtGGCCGCGCCGTCCCCGCTCCTCCGCCCCGACGCCGACTCAGACAACGACAACGGATCCGCTGCGTCCTCCGCCCCCGCGAGCTCCCACCCCTCCTCCGCGCACTCGCCGGCGCCGTCGTCGGCCCTGCGCTCCGCCGCCACTCCATCCCCCGCCGACAAGGAAGGCGattacaacaagaagaagaaggagaaggccccGCCGGCGATGGAGGTGAAGGCCGGAAGTGGCAGCGCGGAGGAGCAGCCGCAGAAGGCGGCGGACGTGGCCAAGAGGCGCGAGGAGATGAACGGCGGGACGAAGGTGGGCATGTTCCATTTTTCTTCCTCTCACCACTACAAG ATGCTTTGCTTTGCTGCTCCCGGTGATGCTACGCCATGTTTCTCGAAAATAAAACGCCATGCGTCCGTCCGTGTAGAGGCTTTGCTACTCCCGGTGATGCTACAACATGTTTATCATCGTCTCTTGGAATTCATGTACTGCTTCCGTTTTTCTTCCTTTTACCACTACAAGAAACAGGTGTACCGCCATGAATGCTGTGTGTTCCTAAAGGATGGACAATAA
- the LOC123090643 gene encoding uncharacterized protein, giving the protein MPPGLPRRRPHLVRPHVPPHHTQRRFPMSCFLIGEVKVDCSGGAVDCGGYAVKERGDPNAVHVRKQRRNAHSSTSVVIFKMPRRRPAEASALFVCPSSRRPKRFFFPFPDLSPSQKLFPRRRYQEERSRSGYEEDARVGRAIGRRPLLQLVVAEEHVHEIVNEPIHKGVAASASIWLIVPCAGDPWPLPAAASAGCRWHCTSKTRAWRDTWRHGVVARPCHASATSDAADRSRRGHHS; this is encoded by the exons ATGCCGCCCGGCCTCCCTCGCCGGCGCCCCCACCTAGTGCGGCCTCATGTGCCCCCACATCACACCCAGCGCCGCTTTCCCATGTCGTGTTTCCTGATTGGAGAGGTCAAGGTGGATTGTAGCGGCGGTGCGGTCGATTGTGGCGGCTATGCGGTGAAGGAGAGGGGAGATCCAAATGCGGTCCATGtaaggaagcagaggaggaacgCGCATTCTTCAACCTCTGTTGTCATCTTCAAGATGCCACGCCGGCGGCCGGCCGAAGCATCTGCTTTGTTCGTGTGTCCTTCCTCCAGGCGGCCAAAGaggttcttcttccccttcccggATCTGTCTCCGTCGCAGAAGCTCTTCCCACGGAGGCGATACCAGGAGGAGAGGAGCCGTTCTGGATATGAGGAGGACGCACGTGTCGGCCGTGCCATTGGGCGGAG ACCACTCCTGCAGCTTGTCGTCGCAGAAGAGCACGTCCACGAGATTGTCAATGAACCCATCCACAAAGGAGTTGCAGCGAGTGCCAGCATCTGGCTTATCGTGCCATGTGCTGGAGACCCATGGCCTCTCCCCGCAGCTGCTTCTGCAGGCTGCCGCTGGCACTGTACGAGTAAGACCAGAGCATGGAGAGACACGTGGCGGCATGGGGTTGTAGCACGACCTTGTCACGCCTCGGCTACTTCTGATGCCGCTGATCGCTCTCGCCGCGGCCACCACAGTTGA